The Lewinellaceae bacterium genome includes a region encoding these proteins:
- a CDS encoding DUF2071 domain-containing protein translates to MKIPRITGIIDRRILINYQIDQEILENYLPKPFKPKLVRGKGIAGICLIRLKAIRPKGLPKQIGISSENGAHRIAVEWEENGALKEGVYIPRRDTSSRLNSIAGGAIFPGVHHLARFSVNENDGTYEVSFVSDDKTSLSIKAKETENWNEESVFENLDCVSNFFEQGSVGYSPDKGDFDGLELKAKNWKVSLLEVESVQSSFFEDETIFPSGSVKFDNALLMKDIDHEWIGLKKIKSH, encoded by the coding sequence ATGAAAATACCAAGAATCACAGGGATAATAGACCGTAGAATTCTTATCAATTACCAAATTGACCAGGAAATTTTGGAAAATTATTTACCGAAACCATTCAAGCCGAAATTAGTGAGGGGAAAAGGGATTGCGGGAATTTGTTTGATAAGACTTAAAGCAATACGACCCAAAGGACTTCCAAAACAAATCGGAATATCTTCTGAAAATGGAGCACACCGAATTGCAGTTGAATGGGAAGAAAATGGAGCACTTAAAGAAGGCGTTTATATTCCAAGAAGAGATACATCTTCACGACTTAATTCAATAGCAGGTGGAGCAATTTTTCCAGGTGTTCATCATTTAGCACGATTTTCGGTAAATGAAAATGATGGTACTTATGAAGTAAGCTTTGTAAGTGATGATAAAACTTCCTTGTCAATTAAAGCAAAAGAAACGGAAAATTGGAATGAAGAAAGCGTGTTTGAGAATTTAGATTGTGTGTCTAATTTTTTCGAACAAGGTTCGGTGGGTTATTCACCTGACAAAGGTGATTTTGACGGTCTTGAGCTAAAAGCAAAAAATTGGAAAGTATCGCTTTTAGAAGTAGAATCAGTTCAATCAAGCTTTTTTGAAGATGAAACTATATTTCCTTCTGGTTCGGTTAAATTTGATAATGCGCTACTAATGAAGGATATTGACCATGAATGGATTGGATTAAAAAAAATAAAAAGCCACTAA
- a CDS encoding nucleotidyl transferase AbiEii/AbiGii toxin family protein: MIKEWIEEYNPQNEEEILSALREIMQEITLAGLSRTDFFEKAALYGGTALRIFYGLDRYSEDLDFSLLNPDSNFSIEPYFKAILDEFKSLGLTVSIKKKTKQTAIDSAFLKAETIWQEIVLEDIIKETGVRSNKTLKIKIEVDRQPPLNFKTEEKLLLRPFSFYVKCFTKPSLFAGKMHALLFRKWKNRVKGRDWYDLEWYIRKGIPLDVNHFLARAKDTKDWQEDSISNEQIIELLDTKIKSVSFSSIKEDVVRFIKNDEGLNIWSPEYFKDLVEKIKFENP; the protein is encoded by the coding sequence ATGATAAAAGAGTGGATAGAGGAATATAATCCTCAAAATGAAGAAGAAATATTATCTGCATTACGAGAAATAATGCAAGAAATTACTTTAGCAGGCTTATCAAGAACCGATTTTTTTGAGAAAGCGGCTTTGTATGGAGGAACCGCTCTCCGGATTTTTTATGGGTTGGATAGATATTCAGAAGATTTGGATTTTTCTTTACTTAATCCTGATTCTAATTTTTCAATTGAGCCCTATTTCAAGGCCATCCTGGATGAGTTTAAGTCCTTGGGACTGACTGTTAGCATTAAGAAAAAGACAAAACAAACAGCTATTGATTCTGCTTTTCTGAAAGCTGAAACAATATGGCAAGAAATTGTACTCGAAGATATAATCAAAGAAACCGGGGTGCGTTCCAACAAGACTTTAAAGATAAAAATAGAAGTTGATCGACAGCCTCCATTAAATTTCAAAACCGAAGAAAAGTTATTACTCCGTCCATTTTCATTTTATGTGAAATGTTTTACTAAACCAAGTTTATTTGCAGGTAAAATGCATGCCCTGCTATTTAGAAAGTGGAAAAATAGAGTCAAAGGAAGGGATTGGTATGACTTAGAATGGTATATTAGAAAAGGAATTCCTTTGGATGTAAATCATTTCTTAGCCAGGGCAAAAGACACAAAAGACTGGCAGGAAGATAGTATTTCTAATGAACAGATTATCGAACTATTAGATACGAAAATCAAATCAGTTTCTTTTAGTAGTATAAAAGAAGATGTTGTCAGGTTTATCAAAAATGATGAGGGTTTAAATATTTGGAGTCCTGAATATTTCAAAGATTTAGTAGAGAAAATTAAATTTGAGAATCCTTGA